A single window of Jiangella alkaliphila DNA harbors:
- a CDS encoding ABC-F family ATP-binding cassette domain-containing protein, with protein sequence MAPRNLINLESASLAYGTRFILDGVSLGVAEGDRIGVVGRNGSGKSTLLRVLAGLEQVDTGRVSRTGGLRIGRLGQSDELDPAATVGQVVIGDRATHEWAGDARIRDVLAHLVPGLSTDALVGPLSGGERRRVALARLLIGDDDLVLLDEPTNHLDVEAIDWLSRHLAAGNRSLVMVTHDRWLLDTVATTTWEVTDGAVHSYEGGYAEYVLARAERVRLAAADESRRQNLLRKELAWLRRGPPARTSKPRFRITAANALIENEPPPRDRYELAKMATTRLGKSVFDAEDVTVSLGGRTLLDHVTWRLGPGDRAGIVGVNGAGKTTLLRLLDGTLAPDSGRVKVGRTVAAAHLDQEVVGLEPGKRVLETVEEVRREVQLGGGDTVTAGQMLERFGFAGQRQWSVVGDLSGGERRRLQLLRLLMGEPNVLLLDEPTNDLDVETLNVLEDVLDGWAGSLVVVSHDRWFLERVTDAVWALLGDGRIVQLPRGVDQYLELRRDQAASAEAAAAAGGARARSGDTRAVRKEVARIERDLEKLERREKRLHEQIADNATDHEKVLALDTELRSVHGERESLEERWLELADELG encoded by the coding sequence ATGGCGCCCCGTAACCTCATCAACCTCGAGTCGGCCTCGCTGGCCTACGGCACCCGGTTCATCCTCGACGGCGTCTCGCTCGGGGTCGCCGAGGGCGATCGCATCGGCGTCGTGGGACGCAACGGCAGCGGCAAGTCCACGCTGCTGCGGGTGCTGGCCGGGCTCGAGCAGGTCGACACCGGCCGGGTCAGCCGTACCGGCGGGCTGCGCATCGGCCGGCTCGGCCAGAGCGACGAACTCGATCCCGCGGCGACGGTCGGCCAAGTGGTCATCGGCGACCGAGCGACGCACGAGTGGGCCGGCGACGCGCGCATCCGCGACGTGCTGGCGCATCTGGTGCCGGGGTTGTCGACGGACGCGCTGGTCGGGCCGCTGTCCGGTGGCGAGCGCCGCCGGGTCGCGCTGGCCCGCCTGCTGATCGGCGACGACGACCTCGTGCTGCTGGACGAGCCGACCAACCATCTCGACGTCGAAGCGATCGACTGGCTGTCGCGGCACCTGGCGGCGGGAAATCGATCTCTCGTCATGGTGACGCATGACCGGTGGCTGCTGGACACCGTCGCGACCACCACGTGGGAGGTCACCGACGGCGCCGTCCACTCCTATGAGGGCGGCTACGCCGAGTACGTCCTGGCCCGGGCCGAACGGGTCCGGCTGGCCGCCGCCGACGAGTCGCGGCGGCAGAACCTGCTGCGCAAAGAGCTGGCCTGGCTGCGCCGCGGGCCGCCGGCGCGGACGTCGAAGCCGCGCTTCCGCATCACCGCCGCCAACGCCCTGATCGAGAACGAACCGCCGCCCCGCGACCGGTACGAGCTGGCCAAGATGGCGACGACCCGTCTGGGCAAGAGCGTGTTCGACGCCGAGGACGTCACCGTGTCGCTCGGCGGCCGCACCCTGCTCGACCACGTCACGTGGCGGCTCGGCCCCGGCGACCGCGCCGGCATCGTCGGTGTCAACGGCGCCGGCAAGACGACGCTGCTGCGGCTGCTCGACGGCACGCTCGCGCCCGACTCGGGACGGGTGAAGGTCGGCCGCACGGTCGCCGCCGCCCACCTCGACCAGGAGGTCGTCGGCCTGGAACCGGGGAAGCGGGTGCTCGAGACCGTCGAGGAGGTCCGCCGCGAGGTCCAGCTGGGCGGTGGCGACACCGTCACGGCCGGGCAGATGCTCGAACGGTTCGGGTTCGCCGGCCAGCGCCAGTGGTCGGTCGTCGGCGACCTGTCCGGTGGCGAGCGGCGGCGGTTGCAGTTGCTGCGGCTGCTGATGGGCGAGCCCAACGTCCTGCTGCTCGACGAGCCGACCAACGACCTCGATGTCGAGACCCTGAACGTCCTGGAGGACGTCCTCGACGGCTGGGCGGGCTCGCTCGTCGTCGTCAGCCACGACCGCTGGTTCCTCGAGCGCGTCACCGACGCGGTGTGGGCGCTCCTGGGCGACGGCCGGATCGTCCAGCTTCCCCGTGGGGTCGACCAGTACCTCGAGCTGCGGCGGGATCAGGCCGCCTCGGCCGAGGCGGCCGCAGCGGCGGGGGGTGCGCGGGCGCGGTCGGGGGACACGCGGGCGGTGCGCAAGGAGGTCGCCCGGATCGAGCGCGACCTGGAGAAGCTGGAGCGGCGCGAGAAGAGGCTGCACGAGCAGATCGCGGACAACGCCACGGACCACGAGAAGGTACTGGCGCTGGACACGGAGCTGCGGTCGGTGCACGGGGAGCGGGAGTCGCTCGAGGAGCGCTGGCTGGAGTTGGCGGACGAGTTGGGTTAG
- a CDS encoding M23 family metallopeptidase, which yields MPHAVGSTDSQDGLNAIAQRPQESGHPTEGGALDTLVAAEQSLAAETGEVAQEAHTRIVEQQRIEAAEEAARAERESKRWLLPLDDYRITAGFGAGGSMWSNRHTGLDFAAPTGTEVRSISSGEIIFAGYDGPYGNKIIVQHWDGTETWYCHLSRFVLRSGEVAPGEVIGRVGSTGNSTGPHLHLEVHPGGGDPVNPRSWLEEQGVDV from the coding sequence ATGCCTCACGCGGTCGGGTCCACCGACAGCCAGGACGGGCTCAACGCCATCGCGCAGCGCCCCCAGGAGTCGGGGCATCCGACCGAGGGCGGCGCGCTCGACACCCTGGTCGCCGCTGAGCAGTCGCTCGCGGCCGAGACCGGCGAGGTCGCCCAGGAGGCGCACACTCGCATCGTCGAGCAGCAGCGCATCGAGGCCGCCGAAGAGGCCGCCCGCGCCGAGCGCGAATCCAAGCGCTGGCTGCTCCCTCTCGACGACTACCGCATCACCGCCGGCTTCGGCGCCGGCGGGTCCATGTGGTCCAACCGGCACACCGGCCTCGACTTCGCCGCACCGACCGGCACCGAGGTACGGTCGATCTCGTCCGGCGAGATCATCTTCGCCGGCTACGACGGCCCGTACGGCAACAAGATCATCGTTCAGCACTGGGACGGCACCGAAACCTGGTACTGCCACCTCTCCCGCTTCGTCCTTCGCTCCGGCGAGGTCGCCCCCGGTGAGGTCATCGGCCGTGTCGGCTCCACCGGCAACTCCACCGGGCCGCACCTCCACCTCGAGGTCCACCCCGGCGGCGGCGACCCGGTCAACCCCCGCTCGTGGCTCGAGGAGCAGGGCGTCGACGTCTGA
- a CDS encoding cobalamin B12-binding domain-containing protein, translating into MAEGRPLRVVVAKPGLDGHDRGAKVVARALRDAGVEVVYTGLHQTPEQIVEAAIQEDADAVGLSILSGAHMTLFKRVLELLAEREATDIVVFGGGIIPDADIPLLTELGVAQVFTPGASTQDIVAWVDTLRDRAQAS; encoded by the coding sequence ATGGCGGAGGGACGTCCCCTGCGGGTCGTGGTCGCGAAGCCCGGTCTGGACGGGCACGACCGCGGCGCCAAGGTGGTGGCGCGTGCGCTGCGTGACGCCGGCGTGGAGGTCGTCTACACCGGGCTGCACCAGACGCCGGAGCAGATCGTCGAGGCGGCCATCCAGGAGGACGCCGACGCCGTCGGGCTGTCCATCCTTTCCGGCGCGCACATGACACTGTTCAAGCGCGTGCTCGAGCTGCTGGCCGAGCGCGAAGCCACGGACATCGTGGTGTTCGGGGGCGGCATCATCCCCGACGCGGACATCCCGCTGCTGACGGAGCTCGGCGTCGCCCAGGTGTTCACGCCCGGGGCGTCGACGCAGGACATCGTCGCGTGGGTCGACACGCTGCGTGACCGCGCGCAGGCGTCCTGA
- a CDS encoding phosphodiester glycosidase family protein — protein MLNRRDRARTAALSAAVLLAGGLLVVPAAAAVEPDDLTRPGESVLVGSDRQTIAPGMELTTFNRLEDGGWNAGSILEVDLDAGVTLDYQYSGEVTKTATVRSLAEASGATAAINGDFYDINNSDAPLGVGVGRDEGLVTAPTAGHENAIAVDAAGAVAMAQVFLEGTAVTGDGVSLPLAGVNTHRLPASGIGVFTSAWGDYTRANAVGTAANRAEVTVVDGVVTAVGTTLGTGPIAANTVILVGRDAGATSLLALQPGDTVDVSYAPRSDLGEIAVAVGGDVLVDDGVQRTFADTEPAARTSIGLSEDGRTMYLVSLDGKQAHSRGMTLTEFAELMYDLGAYDALNIDGGGSSTLVVRDPGTDDRTVVNTPSDGAERSVANGLAFFAAEGSGELDGFRVLAGAAENTDRVFPGLTRTVESRGHDETFAPVEARPRWTTADRRVASVLRGATPETAVVTGIRPGTTDVQADLRGETGAFGITVLGALQRLEPTATLIPLADAADAGSVALTGYDIDGYRAPIETADITVTGGDGVVELVPDGDGFAIDPLVDTGSALVTLEAGGVETSVAVTIGLAEVPVATFDDAASWTVLFARATGAIAPTEGPDGRDGVRLTYDFTGGNTRAAYATPPTQFSMPGQPQNIKAWVKGDGQGTWIRMRVYDPNGTLLTLNGGYTTFTGWQQLTFPVPAGTEYPLRFRDIYAVEASGARNYHGETSFSDISVEIAPPVELPDAGRFADPVIVTNGTADDAGQRIAVMSDSQFVGRNPDSDIVAAARRTLQEIVAEDPDALVINGDLVDEAAPIDFDLARRVLDEELAGVDFPWYYVPGNHEVQGGPIGNFIEEFGATQHTVDLPTDEGTTRIITLNSAFGTLRGGGFAQIAELRSALDEAAADDEITGVLVFAHHPPNDPLPTDNSQLADRREAAMLETWLADFEAESDKSAAFVGAHVGVFDAGSVDGVPFLVNGNSGKAPSSTPDNGGFTGWTLLGLEPSRGDKNDDDGWLRAEVRARVDAITLQAPATLAPGATGAVSATVAQDGVRTVPVQWPVSAQWGGTGVYVGPADKAPRWAVVAVDPAAGTIQGLRAGAATVTVTVNGETASQAVTVG, from the coding sequence GTGCTGAATCGACGTGATCGCGCGCGCACCGCCGCCCTCTCCGCCGCCGTTCTGCTCGCCGGCGGCCTGCTCGTCGTCCCGGCGGCTGCCGCCGTCGAACCGGACGACCTCACCCGCCCCGGCGAGTCGGTCCTGGTCGGCTCCGACCGGCAGACCATCGCACCGGGGATGGAGCTGACGACGTTCAATCGGCTCGAGGACGGCGGCTGGAACGCCGGCAGCATCCTCGAGGTCGACCTCGACGCCGGCGTCACGCTGGACTACCAGTACTCCGGCGAGGTGACGAAGACCGCCACCGTCCGGTCGCTGGCCGAGGCGAGCGGCGCGACGGCCGCGATCAACGGCGACTTCTACGACATCAACAACTCCGACGCCCCGCTCGGCGTCGGGGTCGGCCGCGACGAGGGCCTGGTCACCGCCCCGACCGCGGGCCACGAGAACGCCATCGCGGTCGACGCCGCCGGCGCGGTCGCCATGGCGCAGGTCTTCCTGGAGGGCACCGCGGTCACCGGCGACGGCGTCAGCCTGCCGCTCGCGGGGGTCAACACCCACCGCCTGCCGGCGAGCGGCATCGGCGTCTTCACGTCGGCCTGGGGCGACTACACCCGTGCGAACGCCGTCGGCACCGCCGCGAACCGGGCCGAGGTCACCGTCGTCGACGGCGTCGTCACCGCGGTGGGCACGACGCTCGGCACCGGCCCGATCGCCGCGAACACGGTGATCCTCGTCGGCCGCGACGCCGGCGCCACCTCTCTCTTGGCGCTGCAGCCCGGCGACACCGTCGACGTCTCCTACGCACCGCGCTCGGACCTCGGCGAGATCGCGGTCGCGGTCGGCGGCGACGTGCTGGTCGACGACGGCGTCCAGCGCACGTTCGCCGACACCGAGCCGGCCGCGCGCACGTCGATCGGCCTCTCCGAGGACGGCCGCACCATGTATCTGGTGTCGCTCGACGGCAAGCAGGCGCACTCGCGCGGCATGACGCTCACCGAGTTCGCCGAGCTGATGTACGACCTCGGCGCCTACGACGCGCTGAACATCGACGGGGGCGGCTCGTCCACGCTCGTGGTCCGCGACCCCGGCACCGACGACCGCACCGTCGTCAACACCCCGTCCGACGGCGCCGAGCGGTCGGTCGCCAACGGCCTGGCGTTCTTCGCGGCCGAGGGCTCCGGCGAGCTGGACGGCTTCCGCGTCCTGGCCGGCGCGGCCGAGAACACCGACCGGGTCTTCCCCGGCCTCACCCGCACCGTCGAGTCGCGCGGCCACGACGAGACGTTCGCTCCCGTCGAGGCGCGGCCGCGGTGGACGACGGCGGACCGGCGGGTCGCCTCGGTGCTGCGCGGCGCCACCCCGGAGACGGCCGTCGTCACCGGCATCCGGCCCGGCACGACGGACGTGCAGGCGGACCTGCGCGGCGAGACGGGCGCGTTCGGCATCACCGTCCTCGGCGCGCTGCAGCGGCTGGAGCCGACCGCCACGCTGATCCCGCTGGCCGACGCCGCCGACGCCGGGTCCGTCGCGCTCACCGGATACGACATCGACGGCTACCGTGCGCCGATCGAGACCGCCGACATCACCGTCACTGGCGGCGACGGCGTGGTCGAACTGGTGCCCGACGGCGACGGGTTCGCCATCGACCCGCTGGTCGACACCGGTTCGGCCCTGGTCACCCTCGAGGCCGGTGGCGTAGAGACGAGCGTCGCCGTGACGATCGGCCTGGCCGAGGTCCCGGTGGCGACGTTCGACGACGCCGCGAGCTGGACCGTCCTGTTCGCCCGGGCCACCGGCGCCATCGCCCCGACGGAGGGCCCGGACGGCCGCGACGGGGTGCGGCTCACGTACGACTTCACCGGCGGCAACACCCGCGCCGCCTACGCCACGCCGCCGACGCAGTTCTCCATGCCGGGGCAGCCGCAGAACATCAAGGCATGGGTGAAGGGCGACGGTCAGGGCACCTGGATCCGGATGCGCGTCTACGACCCCAACGGCACGCTGCTCACGCTGAACGGCGGTTACACCACGTTCACCGGCTGGCAGCAGCTCACCTTCCCGGTCCCAGCCGGTACGGAGTACCCGCTGCGGTTCCGCGACATCTACGCCGTCGAGGCCTCCGGCGCGCGCAACTACCACGGCGAGACGTCGTTCAGCGACATCAGCGTCGAGATCGCGCCGCCGGTGGAGCTGCCCGACGCCGGGCGGTTCGCCGACCCCGTCATCGTCACCAACGGCACGGCTGACGACGCCGGCCAGCGGATCGCCGTCATGAGCGACTCGCAGTTCGTCGGGCGCAACCCCGACAGCGACATCGTCGCGGCCGCCCGCCGCACGCTCCAGGAGATCGTCGCCGAGGACCCGGACGCGCTGGTCATCAACGGCGACCTGGTCGACGAGGCGGCACCGATCGACTTCGACCTCGCCCGCCGGGTGCTGGACGAGGAGCTGGCCGGCGTCGACTTCCCCTGGTACTACGTGCCCGGCAACCATGAGGTTCAGGGCGGCCCGATCGGCAACTTCATCGAGGAGTTCGGCGCCACCCAGCACACCGTCGACCTGCCCACCGACGAGGGCACGACCCGCATCATCACGCTGAACTCCGCCTTTGGCACGCTGCGCGGCGGCGGGTTCGCCCAGATCGCCGAGCTGCGCTCCGCGCTGGACGAGGCCGCCGCGGACGACGAGATCACCGGCGTGCTGGTCTTCGCCCACCACCCGCCGAACGACCCGCTGCCGACGGACAACAGCCAGCTGGCCGACCGGCGCGAGGCGGCCATGCTGGAGACCTGGCTGGCCGACTTCGAGGCCGAGAGCGACAAGTCGGCGGCGTTCGTCGGCGCCCACGTGGGCGTGTTCGACGCCGGCTCGGTCGACGGCGTGCCGTTCCTCGTCAACGGCAACTCCGGCAAGGCGCCGTCCTCGACCCCGGACAACGGCGGCTTCACCGGCTGGACGCTGCTCGGCCTGGAGCCGTCGCGCGGGGACAAGAACGACGACGACGGCTGGCTGCGGGCCGAGGTCCGGGCCCGGGTCGACGCGATCACGCTGCAGGCCCCGGCGACGCTGGCGCCCGGCGCGACCGGCGCGGTCTCGGCCACCGTCGCGCAGGACGGCGTGCGCACCGTCCCGGTCCAGTGGCCGGTGTCGGCGCAGTGGGGCGGCACCGGCGTCTACGTCGGCCCGGCCGACAAGGCGCCGCGCTGGGCCGTCGTCGCGGTCGACCCCGCGGCCGGCACGATCCAGGGCCTGCGGGCCGGCGCCGCCACCGTCACCGTCACCGTGAACGGCGAGACCGCGAGCCAGGCGGTCACCGTCGGCTGA
- the sucC gene encoding ADP-forming succinate--CoA ligase subunit beta, giving the protein MDLMEYQAKELFAKHKVPVLPGSVAETVDEARRAAAEIGGQVVIKAQVKTGGRGKAGGVKLAENEVEAEEKARAILGMDIKGHTVHRVLVTQASDIDQEYYVSYLLDRANRTFLAMASVEGGIDIEQLAVERPEALARIPVDAIAGVDAAKAAEIADAAGFPADVRDQVVAILQQLWTVFISEDATLVEVNPLVKTPDGKVVALDGKVSLDDNAEFRHEEHAQFEDKAAADPLEARAKEKDLNYVKLSGEVGIIGNGAGLVMSTLDVVAYAGEEFGGVKPANFLDIGGGASAEVMANGLEIILSDDEVKSVFVNVFGGITACDAVANGIVHAFGLLESRGDQVTKPLVVRLDGNNAVEGRRILSEFAAQAPAGLIEQVDTMDGAARRAAELAAAK; this is encoded by the coding sequence GTGGACCTGATGGAGTACCAGGCGAAGGAGCTCTTCGCCAAGCACAAGGTCCCGGTACTGCCGGGGTCCGTGGCCGAGACGGTGGACGAGGCCCGCAGGGCCGCTGCTGAGATCGGCGGCCAGGTCGTCATCAAGGCACAGGTGAAGACGGGCGGCCGCGGCAAGGCCGGTGGCGTCAAGCTGGCCGAGAACGAGGTCGAGGCCGAAGAGAAGGCCCGGGCGATCCTGGGCATGGACATCAAGGGCCACACGGTCCACCGGGTGCTGGTCACCCAGGCCAGCGACATCGACCAGGAGTACTACGTCTCCTACCTGCTCGACCGCGCCAACCGCACCTTCCTGGCCATGGCCAGTGTCGAGGGCGGCATCGACATCGAGCAGCTGGCGGTCGAGCGGCCCGAGGCGCTGGCCCGCATCCCGGTCGACGCCATCGCCGGCGTCGACGCGGCGAAGGCAGCCGAGATCGCCGACGCCGCCGGGTTCCCCGCCGACGTCCGCGACCAGGTCGTCGCCATCCTGCAGCAGCTGTGGACGGTGTTCATCAGCGAGGACGCCACGCTGGTCGAGGTCAACCCGCTGGTGAAGACGCCCGACGGCAAGGTCGTCGCGCTCGACGGCAAGGTCAGCCTCGACGACAACGCCGAGTTCCGCCACGAGGAGCACGCGCAGTTCGAGGACAAGGCCGCCGCCGACCCGCTCGAGGCGCGCGCCAAGGAGAAGGACCTCAACTACGTCAAGCTGTCCGGCGAGGTCGGCATCATCGGCAACGGCGCCGGCCTGGTCATGTCGACGCTCGACGTCGTCGCGTACGCGGGTGAGGAGTTCGGCGGCGTCAAGCCGGCCAACTTCCTCGACATCGGCGGTGGCGCGTCGGCCGAGGTGATGGCGAACGGCCTCGAGATCATCCTGTCCGACGACGAGGTCAAGAGCGTCTTCGTCAACGTGTTCGGCGGCATCACCGCCTGCGACGCCGTCGCCAACGGCATCGTGCACGCGTTCGGGCTGCTCGAGAGCCGCGGCGACCAGGTCACCAAGCCGCTGGTCGTCCGTCTCGACGGCAACAACGCGGTCGAGGGCCGGCGCATCCTGTCGGAGTTCGCCGCGCAGGCGCCCGCGGGCCTGATCGAGCAGGTCGACACCATGGACGGCGCCGCGCGACGCGCGGCCGAGCTCGCGGCAGCGAAGTAG